The DNA window GTTGAAGTCGCTGTAGGGCAGAGAGTCCGACTGAACGTGCGCAGAAATGACAATTGGTGCGTTATCTGTACCTCGACCGAGATTGGGGTAGAATGGACGGTCAGTCGGGGGTCGTAACGACGGGGCATGCTATAAACTATGTTGTTGGAGACGCACCTTGTTCGCTACACCCAATGATGAGCGTCTCGTCGTTGAGGAATTTCACATCGATCAATTTCCGATCTGCCAGGTCGATGGCGCAAGCTGTGGTAGGACCATTGGTGCTAATGCCGTTGATGATCTCCAACTCGACGCGGAAGAGGTAAACTGGCGTGGCGGCGTATAAGTCAGTGATTCTTTTTTCCCTTCAACAAGACATAACGGAACGCTCCGGACATGGGCACTCGCATACCTTTTCCGTCTGGCTCcttcgccgccaaggccacATAAGTCACTCCTCCCTGGGCGTTGTCAGACACGACGCGCCAAAGATACCGGGGTGGGAATATTTTTTTTTCAACGTACCTTGTCTGTGCGGCGCATCCGGCAGTCCAGTTTGCCTATGGAGCGTCCGATGGAGATGGGGACGAGTTTCCCGAAACGAACATTACGCCATCGGGCTTCTGCGACGTCGTGGAATATACGATCTGACCAAGTTGTCATGTAGTTGACCAGGAAGCTCACGTGCGGAAGTGCGCGCATGCTAGGCAGGCCGTCCTCGTGCCTTTTCACCTGCTTGTCGAGCATATCTAGGAGGCTCAGCCCGTCTTCGCAGTGTTCCCAGTCGGCCGTGTAGTCCTCCTTGGTGATGCCGTCAAAGAAGATGTCCAGTGGGCTGCCAGTGAGGTACGTCTCGATATACGTAAGCACTTTGCAGGTATCCATGGTGGCCTCCTTCTCGGTGAGTTCGTCGCTGCTTGAGGTGGCCAGGCGGTCAATCTGAAAGCGAAGCCAGGCGGAAAACGCAACAAAgtgctcgagctcgtccatgaCGTGGGTCAGGATCTTGTGGCCCACGAGAGTCAGGCACCCGACAATATCGATGATCCTGCTGATCTGAGTGGCCGAAAGCCCAATGTCGTCGCGGTGCTTGTGaaagagggcgaggccgcgcaATCTGCTGAGTATAATGGCAGAGCGCTCCAAGGCCGGGAGGAAGTTTTCGTGGACAATGCTCCGCAGATTTTCCAAGCCAGACATGACGGCCTTGTCCCAGCGCTTATGTCCCTATCACGAGAGAGTAAGTCGCTGATCGGGAAAGCAGTGAGGTGCAGCAGATAGACTCACTCGTTCCGCAAGGCTGTCCACCAACCATTCTCGCACAGGCTTGTAGACATGGCCAGTTACGACCGTGTGGTATAGTGCCGGCACAATGCTCTTGGGCCCGCTTTGCATTTCCTCTAAATCGCCCTGTACGCTTCGCAGAAATCGGCTTGGCAGCTCTTTGGTATTCTTCCATTCAACCAGCATGTGCAGCTGCGTCTGTCGGAGATATCTCAAAAGGGTCTGCAGCATCGTCAATTTCGCTGTCAACAGATATAGGTTGATGGGCGAGGAAGATATGAACGGCAGATCCATGGGCACCAGGTGCGCCTCGTCAGGATTGGAAGGTGTCGAAGCGAGGATCAGTGCCTGAGTCGATACTTCGGGGTGCGACGCGTTGGTTATCATGATGCCCGGGTGGCCTGGTTTTGGCGACGGACATTGGAATGATCCAATGACAAAGGAGTCATGGATGCTCAGCTGGATCCTGCCTTCGCTGGTGCCGACGATCACGACATTGACCCGGTCATACTCCTCCTTTTTAGGCGCCTGAAATAAGAATTCAACGCCCGTTCGCAAGGTAAATACCGTAGCATCGTCGCTATTGGAACTGTCAGCACGTAGAAATTAATGAGCCCTCACTGCCTTGTTCATGAGAGGGACCTACTCTGCACCTGCACTGCCAGCGGGCAGAGGGCTGATCTTGGGCAGTGCCGTATCGACCTCTAAGAATGTGAGCTCTTTAGGCAGGTCGACAGAAAGCGTGGCTCCGTCGTTGTTCCAGTCGTTGACGAGATCGTCAGTGAGCTGGCTTGCTCCCAACCGTGAGGCATCACTGTTTGAGCTGACGCTGTTTGTCCAGCCGATGTGGGTGATGATCGGACCCGTGTCGGCGCACACGGGGATGTAATGGGCGACCTTGTTGTTCTCCAGTCCCATCAACCGCACAACGCCATCCGTCCAGCCCACAGCCAGAAACCGCCCTGAAGTAGGTTATCATCAGCTGCTGGAAGAAAACACGACGGTGAGAAACGATTGTTGCGGGGAAGGAAAACGCCATTCCAGGGGACCTAACGTACCATCAGGTTTCCATGTCACCGCCACAGCTTCAGGAGCCTTCTTGCCCGGCTCTCCGACCTGATGTATCCTGGACACAACCTGACCTGGTGGTCTATAAATGAGCAGGCTCTTTCCACTACTGTCCCATGTcgcggcaaggtcgagcgTGGGGCAGCCCGCCGGGAGGCCGTTCGATGCCCTGGAATCGAGCTCCGTCTCACTCATGAGCGAGAGGTCCAGTGGCAGGGCCATATTGTTGGCCAAAACTTAATGCCGTCAAGCTCAGGCGCGATACCATGACATCGAATGTATTTTGTAGTACAATTCGATGACAGCAAGCTCCAACTGCGAACGTGGTCATCCACGACTGCGCGTGGGATGGAAAGCGTGTGGGTTTGGGGCAGGCGTCTGCCAACGTGCAATAGCCCGCAACGTGTCAATATCCATTATTCGCACGGTACGTGACTAAATCGTCACGAACCTCTACCACTATATCACGAGGCGACTGCACAAAGGCAGCTCTATTGGCTGACTCGATGGACATGAAATTGATCATAGCAGCCATTTGGCACGCTTGGATTTGGTGTGCTCGACTCGTCGCCTTGTGCCATATGTCATTGCGCCCCCGTCCCGACTGCCAAGTTTGTTCGGCCCCTTGAGCCCCATTTTGAAAGCCTATTCCCGCAAGTCGCTCGCTCCTCGGCCCATCTATCTACCCCTACTCAATGGAAAAGTTATCGGCAGTCGACTTAATCTCTTTGGAAAATGTCACGTCCTCGTTCTCCTCCAACAACGACACCGTGGTGACCTGGAGACGTCAGAGTTAGCTCAAAGCGGAAGCCGCAGCCGGCTGGGGAATGCTTACGTCAACATCGATATATGGCGTCGTCTTGCTGAACCTGACTGTCATTGGGAAGAAGTCattctcgtcgccgctctctGCCTCAAATTCAAAGGAGCCATTGGGGTTttcgtcgtccacggcgccgaTGTTCCACTCCAACATGTCTCCGGAGACTTCGTACGCGGCGTCAAAGCTGGATACAACTGGCTCGCTACCCGCGTACGGGATCACGACGCTCACGTCCCTCAATGCGTCTCCACCAGTCAGTTCGTACTCTACTGTGATGTTGTACTTGTCCGAGTCCTTGTTGATCCACACGGTGAACGTGATCGGGCAAGCGCTCGTGTCATCAGTCTTGGGCGATGCTCTCCAGCGCAGGACTCCGACTGCGTTGTTCACAGGGAACCCCCGAGCGGTGTTGCTCATCTGGATGACCTTCGAGCCGTTGAAGAGATTGCGGTCCACGTTAGGATGGGTGCGGAACTGAACTCCGTGCGAAGCAACCGCCCGAAGGCCAAGCTTGATCTTGGTCAGGGTCGGATCAGACACGCGAAGAGTGAGGTCTCCGCTAATGGCGAGCGAGCTGACAGCACCCTCTCTGGAGAGCTTAGCGCTGATAGATTCGGAAACCGTGACGTGAATCGCGTCCCGGTCGAGAGTTGACGACATGCGTGATTCAATAggctcagccgccgccggtgacgggGTCACCAGAGGGGTgtcgtccacctcgccaCCCATGTCGCCGCGAACACGCTCGAACATGTCGCTTGTCTTGGACTTCTTGCCGAGCTGCATGCCTTTCGCCTTGAGCGCCGATGGCCTGCATGTGAGATCAGCAGCTGCGCCTTTGAGTCGAGATAACCACCAAGACTTACTTGTTGTATGTCTTGTTCTTTTCGGCTTCGTAGGTGTCGTAGGAGTCAACGGCGCTCGGCCGCGATGGCGGTTGGTATGTAGGATATACGGGAGTCCTCGGCATGCCACCGCGACCGCTCCGCGCGGACTCCTTGCGCTGCATTTCCAgttgcttggccttgcgtTTCCGTTCCTCGGTGGCTTCGAGCTCCTTGTTCTATGTACCTCTGTGAGTATATGGCATTCACTTATTTTACTTCTTGTCAACCTACTCTGGCGATGATCTCTTGGATGCGCTCCTCGTGGCTCTCCATGTCGAGGAACGTCTTGATCTGGCTCATCGTTAGGTTCTCGCGGTAGCCGAGCGTCACCAGTTCGTCGAAAGCGCTGAGCAGCTCGTAGGCGTTTCGCAGAATTTCTCTCTCGTCAAGAGTCTTGCAGGCGCTGGTAACCACCTGCGCGAACAGATGCAGCGAGTCGATGTCTTGCAAGATGTTGGACTGTCGGTTGGTGATGAGGACCATGTAAAGCTCGTCCAGAGGTTGATAAACGAAGCGGACATTATCCTGCTCGACGGTCGTGTGCTGGGTACCGCTGTCGGCCAGCTTCGGGAACGAGGCCAGGAGCGCCTCTATTCGCGACCGTGGCATCTCGCGGAACTGCCTGGAGAGGACAGCTTTCCCGCCGCGAGTGCAGATTGAAGCCGCGAGGACGACCTGAATCAAGTgtcagcggcgccgggaGAGTGGAATATGAAGCGCCAGGGCAGCGGTACATACCATCTTGACTGGGATTATCTGGCAATCGTGCGAGTATGGTTTGTTGTCGTGCGCGACCCTTCAGGAGGTTACGAGGGCAAGGTGTCCATCAATTGACGCCACGTCCCAGCCCACTTCAGGAGCTGGCTCAGTGCTGCCCTGAGCGGATCAGTCAGCAGCAGTGCGGTAGGAGATGTATGTACAGCGGGTCAACTACGGTTAGACGTGAGCAATTGGTACGTAACGTTAGTAGCACGCATGTCCTCCTCCGGCCCACCAGCTTCACTCCAGATGGGCGCTAGACCTGTTTCGGCAACGCGTGAGTCCGCCTCCAGCTTCATCATTTCAACTCGGCAGCTGCACCTTGAGCTTTCATCACCATCTGAACAACAAAGCTCCCCAGAGCCCAGTGGTGTCGCCAAAGCTCTAACTCGCACGTCACGCCACGCCTCAGTGTACACTTGCGACGCGTCTGTTACTGGACAGTCTCCCATACCCAAGCCTTTGTTTGCAGAAGCCATCGCAATACCGAGCCCAATGTTCCCTACCACACGCCTTGGAACCTCCTTTCAAGAGTTGCCACACGCAGCGTAACGTCAAAGACGTTGCACCAGGCTTGTTTGTGGCCGAGAGCCTTCAAGTCATATTCATCAGACTCAAGAACACAAGTTTCTGTGCAATCTCCAGTGGTACCTTGGTATCAAAGCGTCGGTTCAATCATTGATCGTACCAACTCGTCGGGCTCCCCAaccgctcgccgccatctctCGGCACACTTCCACCATCGGTCAGACATCGCACAACTTTTGAATCAGCACCGCCCTTTACAGAATCAACATCAGAAAGAAGCATGGCCGACATCCAGCTTGGCGAAGCGGGCCCGTTACCGCAAGCCTCGTCGGAAGGAGCCATCGTTTCACCTCCTGACGAGGATCTGATCGACTACGATAGTGACGATGCTTCCCCCACAAACGCTGAGGTGGGAAAGTCATCAAATGATGGCACGCTTGCAGTCAACCCCTCGGACGAAGTGGCCTTAGACCCGGGCTCGCCTGTTGCGAACGGAACGGCAACAGAGCTCGCAACCGCTATCAATACAAGCCATTTGTCGGA is part of the Purpureocillium takamizusanense chromosome 7, complete sequence genome and encodes:
- a CDS encoding uncharacterized protein (EggNog:ENOG503NYEC~COG:D~COG:O), whose translation is MALPLDLSLMSETELDSRASNGLPAGCPTLDLAATWDSSGKSLLIYRPPGQVVSRIHQVGEPGKKAPEAVAVTWKPDGRFLAVGWTDGVVRLMGLENNKVAHYIPVCADTGPIITHIGWTNSVSSNSDASRLGASQLTDDLVNDWNNDGATLSVDLPKELTFLEVDTALPKISPLPAGSAGADDDATVFTLRTGVEFLFQAPKKEEYDRVNVVIVGTSEGRIQLSIHDSFVIGSFQCPSPKPGHPGIMITNASHPEVSTQALILASTPSNPDEAHLVPMDLPFISSSPINLYLLTAKLTMLQTLLRYLRQTQLHMLVEWKNTKELPSRFLRSVQGDLEEMQSGPKSIVPALYHTVVTGHVYKPVREWLVDSLAERGHKRWDKAVMSGLENLRSIVHENFLPALERSAIILSRLRGLALFHKHRDDIGLSATQISRIIDIVGCLTLVGHKILTHVMDELEHFVAFSAWLRFQIDRLATSSSDELTEKEATMDTCKVLTYIETYLTGSPLDIFFDGITKEDYTADWEHCEDGLSLLDMLDKQVKRHEDGLPSMRALPHVSFLVNYMTTWSDRIFHDVAEARWRNVRFGKLVPISIGRSIGKLDCRMRRTDKGGVTYVALAAKEPDGKVYLFRVELEIINGISTNGPTTACAIDLADRKLIDVKFLNDETLIIGCSEQDNAPIVISAHVQSDSLPYSDFNSGGVGDVPAVSCGDFPLYRLPKEHPMKPVRMEVHDKSDLRGEVPARVCFLGSNRTTWRTFSMPPP
- the RET2 gene encoding coatomer subunit delta (EggNog:ENOG503NUZ9~COG:U~BUSCO:EOG09264V3H); this encodes MVVLAASICTRGGKAVLSRQFREMPRSRIEALLASFPKLADSGTQHTTVEQDNVRFVYQPLDELYMVLITNRQSNILQDIDSLHLFAQVVTSACKTLDEREILRNAYELLSAFDELVTLGYRENLTMSQIKTFLDMESHEERIQEIIARNKELEATEERKRKAKQLEMQRKESARSGRGGMPRTPVYPTYQPPSRPSAVDSYDTYEAEKNKTYNKPSALKAKGMQLGKKSKTSDMFERVRGDMGGEVDDTPLVTPSPAAAEPIESRMSSTLDRDAIHVTVSESISAKLSREGAVSSLAISGDLTLRVSDPTLTKIKLGLRAVASHGVQFRTHPNVDRNLFNGSKVIQMSNTARGFPVNNAVGVLRWRASPKTDDTSACPITFTVWINKDSDKYNITVEYELTGGDALRDVSVVIPYAGSEPVVSSFDAAYEVSGDMLEWNIGAVDDENPNGSFEFEAESGDENDFFPMTVRFSKTTPYIDVDVTTVSLLEENEDVTFSKEIKSTADNFSIE